Within Candidatus Methylomirabilota bacterium, the genomic segment GTTGCGGCGGCACAGCCGCCGCTCGGAGCGCTGCTCGACGCATCGCGAGCTCAGGGCGAGCTGCCGGGTTACTCCGACACGCTCCTAGGGCTCGCGGGGAGCGCCGCCGCCTCCCGCTCGGCGGGTTCCTCACGGGCCGCCCACCGGAAGAAGACGATCGTCCCGGCGACCGCGTAGGTGAGCGTCCCGCCGATCCACATCACGATCCCGGCCAGCTCCTGATCCGTCCGGGGCGACAGTGGCCAGGGACGCGCCGTCTCCCCGTAGAACGGGTACAGCACGTGATCGGCCAGCGTGATGGGCGAGGCGACCGCCATCATCGGCACCGTGCAGAGAAAGAGGTAGAGGAGTTGCGCCGCCGGCGCCGGCCGGGGCCAATCAGGGAGTGGACCGAGCACCGGCCACCAGAGGAGCAACGCGGTCGCCAGTAGCGTCCCGTGCTCGAGAATGTGGAGCGCCTCCCGGCGCAGCGCCGCCTCGAACAGGACCGGCAGATGCCAGGCGACGAGCGTGGCCGAGGCGAGCGCGAGCGCCATCGCCGGGCGGGTCAGCGCGAAGCCGACCCGCCACCCGACCCGGACCCGGGCCAGGGGGCGGAAGAATGCGCCCGGCAGGCCGGCGAGCCAGAGCGGCGGGACCACCAGGGTGAGCACGAGGTGCTGGGTCATGTGGGCGCTGAGGGCGACGTGCTCGGCCCACTCGGCCACGGGTCCGAGGAGCACGGCCGCCAGGGCCGCCAGGCCGCTGACGAACGCCATGGTCTGCGCGGGACTGGCGGCCCGGGCGTGATCGGCGCCGGCCCGCCGGCCTCGCCGCCCGAGCGAGCGGGCGGCGGTGAGATAGGCGGCCAGCAGGCCGGCCAGGCCCAGCGCCACGCTGGGATGCCAGTGCCAGAGGCTCATCCGCCGCTCCCCGGACGGAACCCGGTGGTGCCGAAGTGGCCGAAGAGCCAGAGGAGCACCAGCGCCAGGCCGGCGGCGATCACCAGCGGCGCGACGAAGAGGTAGGAGAACCAGACGTGATCGAACCGCAGATGCATGTAGAACATGGCCACCAGCGCGAACTTGGCCAGGGACAGGAAGATGAGGACGGGCACGAGGACCGGCGCCAGCGCGTGGATGTAGAAGACGGCCACCTCCATGATCGTGAGCAGCACGAGGAAGGCGGCGATCGCGAGGTAGGTGCGGGGTCCGGCCGGCGGGTGCTCGGCACCGGCCGCCTGGGCGGCATCGACCTGGTGGAATGCCGAAGGGGGCGTGCTCACGGGCTGGCCTCCGGTCTACTGAATCAGGTAGATGAGCGTGAAGATGGCGATCCAGACGACGTCCACGAAGTGCCAGTAGAGGCCGGCGATGTCCACCAGCACCGCGTGGGACGGCCCGATCCGGCCGCGGCCGGCCAGATACCACAGGGTGCAGAGCCACAGGACGCCGAGGCTCACGTGAGCGCCGTGGAAGCCGACCAGGACATAGAACGTCGAGCCGAAGAGGTTCGTGGTGAGCCCGAGCCCCTCGTGCAGGAAGGACGTGAACTCGACCGCCTGGAAGCCCAGGAACACCAGCCCGAGCATCGCGGTGGCCGAGAGCCAGCGGCGGGTGGCGCCGAGGTCGCCGCGCTGGATCGCCGACACCGCGAGCACCATCGTCAGGCTCGACATCAGGAGATCGAACGTGCTGACCGAGGTCAGCGGGATGTTGAGGATCTCCTGCGACGTCGGGCCGCTCAGGCTCCGGCCCTTGTAGACGAGGTAAGTCGAGATGAGGGTTCCGAAGAAGAGGCACTCCGAGCCCAGGAACCCCCACATCCCCATCTTGCGGTGATCGAGCCCGGTGATCCCGATGTTCGCCTCGTGGTGGCCGGCCGGCTCCGCGCGGGACGGCAAGTGCTCGAGGGCGATCGCGAAGGCCCCCGCCACCGTCAGCAGGCCGCCCACCACCACGAGGCCGATGTGCAGAAGGGCGCCGGCCGACATGACCAGCATGGCCAGGGCCGTCAGGATCGGCCACACCGACGGCGGCGGCATATGGATCGGCTCCCGCGCCGTGACGAGCGCCGCCGGGTCGGCCAGGCCGCGGCCGCGTGGATCGGGATGCTTCGTGAGCCACAGGGCGTCCCGCCGGAGGACCGTCGGGACGGTCGCGAAGTTGTAGGGCGGGGGCGGGGACGGGATGGCCCACTCCAGCGTCCGGCCGTCCCACGGGTCCGCGGCCGCCACCGGGCCACGGGCCAGGCTCCGGATCGCGTTGGCGATGAACACGAGCAGCGACAGGCCGATCCCGGCACTGCCGATGGTGGCCACCAGGTTCCAGAGCTCCCAGCCGAGCCCCGGCGCGTACGTGTAGATCCGCCGCGGCATGCCCATGAGGCCCAGGAAGTGCATGGGGAAAAAGGTCAGGTTCATGCTGACCAGCATGAGCCAGAAGTGGAGGCGGCCGAGCCGCTCGTCCAGGAGCCGGCCCGTCATCTTCGGCCACCAGTAGTAGATGCCGGCGAACAGCCCGAGCAGGGTGCCGCCGAAGAGCACGTAGTGAAGGTGGGCCACCACGAAATAGGAATCGGTCTGCTGGAGGTCGATCGGCGGCGAGGCGTGCATGACCCCCGAGAGCCCGCCGATCGTGAACATCGCGATGAAGCCGACCCCGAAATAGAGCGGCGTCCGGAACCGGAGGGCCCCGCCCCACAGCGTGGCCAGCCAGTTGAAGATCTTGATCCCGGTGGGCACCGCGATGATCATCGTCGACAGCCCGAAGGCCGAGTCCGCGATCGGGCCCATGCCGACCGCGAACATGTGATGGGCCCACACGCCGAACCCGAAAAAGCCGATGAGCACGGTGGCGTAGACCATCGCCGCGTAGCCGAAGAGGGGCTTTCGGGCGAACGTCGGCAGCACCTCGGAGACGATGCCCATGGCCGGCAGGATGAGGATGTACACCTCGGGGTGTCCGAAGATCCAGAAGAGGTGCTGCCACAGGATCGGCGAGCCGCCGCCGGCCGGGAGGTAGAAGGAGGTCCCGAAGAACCGGTCGAACAGGAGCAGGATGAGGGCCACGGTGATCGGGGGAAAGGCCAGGAGGATGAGGACGGCGGTGACCAGGGTGGTCCACACGAACAGCGGCAGGCGCAGGAACGTCAGCCCCGGAGCGCGCAGGTTGAGGATGGTCACCACGAAGTTCAGCGCGGAGACCACCGACGAGACGCCCAGGAAGAGGAGGCCCAGGAGCCAGAAGTCGGTGTGGGGACCGACCGAGAACGGCTTCTCGGTCAGCGTCGCGTACCCGAACCAGCCCGCGTGGGGAGCCGCCCCGGCCAGGAAGCTCGAGTTGATGAACAGACCGCCCAGGAGGAAGGCCCAGTACGAGAAGGCGTTGAGCCGGGGGAAGGCGACGTCGCGCGCGCCGATCATGAGCGGCGTGAGGTAGTTGAAGAAGGCCGCCGACAGCGGCATCAGGGCCAGGAAGACCATGGTGGTGCCGTGCATCGTGAAGAGCTGGTTGAAGGTCTCCGCCTCCAGCACCCGCGCGTCGGGGCGGGCGAGCTGGAGCCGGATGAGGAGCGCCTCCAGCCCGCCGACGAGGAAGAAGGCGAAGGCCGTCACGCCGTAGAGGATGCCGATCCGCTTGTGGTCGACGGTCGTCAGCCACGCGGCGAGCCCGCGCGGCTCGACGTGCACGGCCGGACGATCGACGGCGTGGGTGATCGCCACGGGTTACCGGGACGCGATGGCTCTCGGCACCGTTACTTCAGGCTTGTGAGGAAGGCGACCAGGGCCGCCACCTCGCCGTCGTCGAGCCCGAGGTCCGGCATCAGCGAGCCCGGCTTGATCGCGGGCGGGCGCTTGAGCCAGCGGGCGAGGTTCTCCGCGGTGTTGGGCAGCATGCCGCCGGCGATCGTCCGCCGGGAGCCGAAGTGGCTCAGGTTCGGCCCCAGGGCCCCGCCCGACACGCCCTGAATCGTGTGGCACCCGACGCAGGCGTGGGTGACGAAGACCTCGCGGCCCTTGGCGGCCGGGCTGCCCTCGGCCGAATCGGCTGGCGGCGCCTTCTGGCGCTCCACCCACGCCCGGAAATCCGCCGCCGGCTGGACGACGGCGACGTGGCGCATGTTGGCGTGGGACATCCCGCAGAACTCCGCGCATTGCCCCGGGTACTCGCCGGGGGTGGTCGCCGTGAGCAGGATGCGGTTGGTCTGACCCGGTGGAGCGTCCCGCTTGCCCCCGAGCTGCGGCACCCAGAAGCTGTGGATTACGTCGGGCGAGGTGAGCTCGAGGACGACCGCCTGGCCGGCGGGGAGATGGAGATCACTGGCTGTCACGACGCCGAGGTCCGAGTACTCGAACTCCCACCACCACTGATGCCCGACGACGCGGACCCGCAGGGCCTCCGGGGTGGGCGCGGCCTGCGTCCGGAACACCGCCTGCACGGTCGGGAACGCGATGAAGGTCAACACGATGATCGGCCCGAGTGTCCAGGCCAGCTCGAGCCGCGCATTCCCGCGAACCTGGGGCGGGAGCGTCCCGGGCTCACGCTCGCGAAAGCGCGCGACGGCGACCAGCAGGGCGATCGCGACGACGGCGAAGATCGCGACGTCCCACCACAGGACTTGCAGAAAGATCGAATGGCTGAGCCGGCCGAAGTCCGACCGGGGGTCGAGGGTCGTCATCGGGGAGGAGAGCCCACAGCCCTCCAGCAGGGCGAGGGAGAGCAAGAGCAGGATCGGGAGCGCGCGCCGCCCGGGCACTCGACCACCGCCGGGGGCGAGCCGGAGACGTCCAGGGTCACGGTGGCCACCCCGGATCACGCCGCCAATGTTCCCAGATCAGCCCGGAAAAGGCAAACGCCTGGCCCCTCGCGCAGGCCTGTGGGGAGAACGCGCGTGGTAGGGCCCTCCCGCTCAGCCTCGCCCCCCGCCCCGCGATGGTCAGCTCCGAGCGGCGGCTGTGCCGCCGCAACGATCCTCGGGGGAGGCCTCGGAAGGGGTGTTCCGACACCCCCTCCGATTCTTAGTTAGTGCATGATGGCGCCGCCCGCCACATTGATCGCCTGCCCCGTGATGTAGCCCGCGGCGTCGGAGGCGAGGAAGGCCGCGACCTCCGCCACGTCCTCGGCGGAGGCCACGCGCCCGAGCGGGATCGTCGCGGCTCGGCGCTCGACCTCCTCCTCGCGGAGGGCCGGGTCGTAGCTTCCATCGGGTCGCCGTCCGAGATAGTCCAGCCGGTCGGTGTCGGCCGACCCCGGACAGATGGCGTTGACCGTGATCCCGGCCGGGGCCAGTTCCAGCGCCAGAGCCTGAGTGAGACCGATGAGGCCGAACTTGGAGGCGCAGTACGCGGCCAGCCGCGCATAGCCGAGCTTGCCGCAGTTGGACGACATGTTGATGATGCGCCCGCGGATGCCGAGTCGCAGCATCGCTCCCGCCACCGCCTTGGCGCAGAGGTAGCTACCCTTCAGGTTGACGTCCAGCACGAGATCCCAGGCCTCCTCGGGCAGCTCGGCAACCGGGACGCGGTCGGCCCCCGGCGGAGCGGCCGCGTTGTTGACCAGGATGTCGATGCGGCCGAGTCGCGCGAGGGCCAGCTCGACGGCGGCCGTGATCTGGGTCGCGGACCGCACGTCCACCAGGGCGGTGACCGCGCGGCGCCCGGCCGCCCGCGCCTCGGCGGCCACCGCGTCCAGCCCCGCCCAGCCGGTGGCGGGCTTGGTCGCCACCACCCGCGTCCCGGCGGGGGCGACGTCGGTGAGCACCAGATCGGCGCCATCCGCCGCCAGCCGGCGCGCGATCGCGCGCCCGAAGCCATGCTCGCCGCCACTCCCGGTCACCAGCGCGACCTTGCCCTGGAGCTTCGCCATCGCCGTGCCCTTTCTCGAGTCCGCCCGACCTCCGAGCTCGTCGGGGCTGCGCTTCGCCCGCGTCCGGATGATACCGCGTCGCCCTGGGAGTGTGTCGGAGTAACCCGGCGCCGGCCACCGAGCGCGTGGTGCTTCGAGGAGTGCTCCGAGCGGCGGCTTCGCCGCCGCCACGACGGGGGGGCCTCGGGGGGGTCTTCCGAGACCCCCCCGAAATGACCTAGTGGTGGGGACGGGTTTCGCGCCTCCCGGATTCGTGCGAACATAGGCATCGGCGCCGGCCACCGCTTTCATGGAACCCTACGACGATCGCCGCGCGACGCTCGACCCGGGCCTGACCGCGCTCGCTCTCCGGGGACGGCGGGAGGCCCATGGCCGGTACCCCTTCCTCGAGCGGGCGCTGCGCGCCCGCAAGTGGTGGGTGCTCGGGGCCGGCATTCTCGGCGGTCTCGCCGTGTGGTGTCGCCGGGGACGGCGCGGTCCCGACGTCCCGCCCCGGCCCGGCTCGTCCTGAGCCCGTGGCCGGCTCTGGCCCGCGTGCCGCGCCGAACCGGCCACAAACGTGCCCTTGACAGGCCTCGGACGTCCGGCATAGAGTCCGCCCACACGGCCCCTCCCGAGCCGTGACCGAGCGATGATCACGAGCTCGCCCGACGCCGAGCGCCGCGTCCGGCCGGTCGTCCTGGTCGTGGACGACGACCCCGGGCTTCGCGACTCTTTCCGGCTGATCCTGGAAGACGACTACGAGGTCCTGGAAGCGGCCGACGGTCTCGAGGCCGTCGAGATGGTCCGCACCACCCAGGTGGACCTGGTGCTCCTCGACATCCGCCTGCCCGGCCTCGACGGCATCGAGGTGCTGGAGCAGATCAAGAGCTTCGACGACAAGGTCGAGGTCATCCTGGTCACCGCGGTGCAGACCGTGCGGACGGCCGTGGCCGCGATGAAGCTCGGCGCCTTCGATTACGTGACGAAGCCCTTCGAGGAGGAGGAGATCCTCCCGCTGGTGCGCCGGGCCCTGGAAAAGCGGGCGCTCGATCGAGAGGTCGAGTACCTCCGGTCCGAGCTGGCTCGCCAGCGCGACTTCGATGAGCTCATCGGCCGTCATCCGCACATGCAGCGGCTCTACCAACTCATCGAGTCGGTGGCGCGAGCGCCCGTCACGGTGCTGATCGTCGGCGAGAGCGGCACCGGGAAGGAGCTCATCGCCCGAGCCATCCACCATCAGGGGCCGGCTCGCGACGGGCCCTTCGTTCCGGTCAACGTGGCGGCGATCTCCGAGGGCCTGCTCGAATCCGAGCTCTTCGGGCACGAGCGCGGGGCCTTCACCGGCGCCTTCCAGAAGAAGCTGGGCAAGTTCGAGCTGGCCCACGGCGGCACCCTCTTCCTCGACGAGATCGCGACCCTGCGGGTGGACCTGCAGGCCAAGATCCTCCGGGTCCTCCAGGAGCGCGAGATCGAGCGGGTCGGGGGGACGCGGCGCATCAAGATCGACGTGCGAGTCGTCGCCGCCACCAACGCCGATCTCCGGAAGGCCATCCAGGCCGGGACGCTGCGGGAGGATCTCTACTACCGGCTGAATGTCGTCCAGATCGTGGTGCCCCCGCTCCGTGAGCGCCGAGAAGACATCCCTCTGCTCGTCGATCACTTCGTCCGCAAGTACAACCAGCAGTTCGGCAAGCGCATCGCCGGGGTCTCGCCGAGCGCGCTGGAGCTCCTCCAGGCCTACTCGTGGCCCGGCAACGTGCGCGAGCTCCAGAACATCATGGAGCGCTCCGTCGCCCTGGTCGACGGCCCCATCATCGAGGCGAAGGACCTACCGCTGGACCTCCTGCTGCCGGACCCGCGCGGGCGCGGCGGGTTCGAGGAGCTTCCGCTCAAGGAGGCACGCGAGCAGTTCGAGCGCCAACTGGTCCTGCAGGTCCTCGAGCGGGTTCAGTGGAACCGAAGCCAGGCCGCCCGACTGCTCGGCATGCACCGGAACTCGCTGAAGGCGAAGCTCGAGGCGTGGGGGATCCGGGGGTTGGCCCCGGACACGTGACCCTCGCTGCACTGTGGGCAGTGCACCTTGCACAGTGCACTGTGCAGTGCTCCGCAACGTGTGACCGATAAAGGGGTTCACGCCCCGATCCCCCCGCCGCGACCCGCGACCGACGCCCGGTCACTGTGCGCCGCCTCTCCGCGCGCCGACCGAAGGGCCGGCTCAGGAGGAGCCGGTCGGACCAACGACCAAGGGTACTTAGCGTGGATCGGACCCGCTCGCCGCCCTCGTGGCCTCGTTGTTGCTTTCTCTGCCTCCCCGGAATCCGGTCTCCTCATGGTGAGGGGATCGATCCGGTGGGTCATCGACGAGACGCGAGAGGAGACGAGACATGGCGAAGCTGGTGGCGATTCTCGTGGTGCTGGCGTCGTTCCTGCTCGTGGCACCCGTGATCGAGTCGGGGTCATCCAGCTCGGTGCAGCTCTTCCAGGCCGTCGGCAACGCCGACGACGGCGGCTGGTAGCCGGGGCGATCCAGACCCGGATGTCGAGGTCTCGACCTGGCCGGGCGGGAACGGGAAGGGGGGCCCCACGGGCCCCCCGGCTCGTCCTGGCGTTGCTCCTTGCCCTGCTCGGGCTGGCCGACGCGCCGACCGGCGGGCAGGAGAGTGCGGCGGAGACCGGGCGGCCGCCGGACAGCGGAGCGTACCGCCGCCCTCTCGGGAACGATCCGGCCACGCTCGATCCGGCCCGCATCACCGACGTGTACGGTCGCTCGGTCGCCCAGCAGATCTTCGACGGCCTGGTCCAGTTCGATCAGACCCTCACCATCCGTCCGGCCCTGGCCCAGCTCTGGAAGGCCACCCGGGACGGGCTCGTCTGGACCTTCACGCTCCGCAAGGGTGTGAAGTTCCACCACGGCCGCGAGGTCATGGCCGACGACGTGGTCTACTCGTTGACGCGGCTGCTCGACGCCAGGACGAAGTCCGGCGCGGCCGACCTCTTCCTGACGATCCGGGGAGCCCAGGAGTTCCGCAGCGGCAAGGCCAAGGAGATCGCGGGGCTGACCGTGCTCGACCCCCACACGGTCCAGGTGACCCTGACCGAAGCCACCGTGCCCTTCGTCTCGCTGCTCGCGGTCGGTCAGGCCAAGATCCTGCCCCGGGACCTGGCCGAGCAGCAGGGTGAGGCCTTCGGCACCCAGCCCACCGGCACCGGGCCGTTCAAGTTTGTCCGCTGGGAGCGAGGCCGGGAGATCGTGCTCGCCGCGAACGCCGACTACTTCGACGGGCCGCCCCGCCTCGCGCGCGTCGTGTACCGCATCTTCCCCGGGGAGCAAGCCGACGTCATGTATCAGGAGTTCCGGAGCGGGAGTCTGGAGGACGCGCCGGTTCCGTCCCAGGACTACCGGCAGATCATCGCCAGCCAGCGGTATCTCTACGTCAAGCGGCCCATGTTCAATCTGCGGCACTACGGGTTCAACACCCGGGTCAAGCCCCTGGACGATCGGCGGGTCCGGCAGGCGCTCATCCATGCCATCGATCGCGAGGGACTGATCGCCGAGATCTTCCTCGGCCGTCACGCACTGGCCCGCGGGATCCTTCCCCCCGGAACGCTCGGCTACAACCCCAAGCTTCGAGGCCATCCTCATGATCCCGAGCGGGCGCGCGAGCTTCTGGCCGAGGCCGGATACCCCGGGGGACGGGGGCTGCCGCCGGTCGCCTTCTGGTCCAGCGTGAAGTTCGACGAAGCTCTCCGCGAGCACGACCGGATCCGGCGGGACCTGGAGGCGGTGGGCGTCCGGGCGGAGTTCCACTACCTCACCGACTGGCCGGCGTTCTCGAAGATGATGGCCGAGCGGAAATTCCCCGTCTTCCTGCGCGCGTGGTACGCCGACGTGCCCGATCCCGACAATTTCCTCTTCAAGCTCTTCTACTCCCGGAGCCCGCGCAACTACATGGGCTACGCAAACCCGGCGGTCGACAGCCTCCTGCTCGGGGCCCGGCGGGAGGAGGACCTGGGGCGTCGGGTGGAGCTCTACCGGCAAGCCGAGGAGCTCATCCTGGACGATGCCCCGATCCTCCCGGTCTGGCACTACACCTACGAGCGGCTCTTCCAGCCCTACGTCAAGAGCGTCGAGGTCAACGGCCTGGGGGATCCTTACATCCCCCTCCGGAAGATCTGGCTCGAGCGTCCGCGATGAGCTCCGGTGAGTCCGTGACCCCCGGTGGCGGCGCCGCGAGCCCCGGCAGTCTGCGCCGGCGCTTCGCGTCGCTCCAGGCGAAGTTCCTCCTGGGCGCGGTGCTGGTGATCGGCCTCGTCATGGCGGCGCTCATCGTCATCGTCGAGCACCGCCAGCGGGCGGCGATCGTGGACGAGGTGCAGCGCCGGGGCCTGGTCCTGGCCC encodes:
- a CDS encoding cytochrome c oxidase assembly protein; the protein is MSLWHWHPSVALGLAGLLAAYLTAARSLGRRGRRAGADHARAASPAQTMAFVSGLAALAAVLLGPVAEWAEHVALSAHMTQHLVLTLVVPPLWLAGLPGAFFRPLARVRVGWRVGFALTRPAMALALASATLVAWHLPVLFEAALRREALHILEHGTLLATALLLWWPVLGPLPDWPRPAPAAQLLYLFLCTVPMMAVASPITLADHVLYPFYGETARPWPLSPRTDQELAGIVMWIGGTLTYAVAGTIVFFRWAAREEPAEREAAALPASPRSVSE
- a CDS encoding cytochrome C oxidase subunit IV family protein, with translation MSTPPSAFHQVDAAQAAGAEHPPAGPRTYLAIAAFLVLLTIMEVAVFYIHALAPVLVPVLIFLSLAKFALVAMFYMHLRFDHVWFSYLFVAPLVIAAGLALVLLWLFGHFGTTGFRPGSGG
- the ctaD gene encoding cytochrome c oxidase subunit I, producing MAITHAVDRPAVHVEPRGLAAWLTTVDHKRIGILYGVTAFAFFLVGGLEALLIRLQLARPDARVLEAETFNQLFTMHGTTMVFLALMPLSAAFFNYLTPLMIGARDVAFPRLNAFSYWAFLLGGLFINSSFLAGAAPHAGWFGYATLTEKPFSVGPHTDFWLLGLLFLGVSSVVSALNFVVTILNLRAPGLTFLRLPLFVWTTLVTAVLILLAFPPITVALILLLFDRFFGTSFYLPAGGGSPILWQHLFWIFGHPEVYILILPAMGIVSEVLPTFARKPLFGYAAMVYATVLIGFFGFGVWAHHMFAVGMGPIADSAFGLSTMIIAVPTGIKIFNWLATLWGGALRFRTPLYFGVGFIAMFTIGGLSGVMHASPPIDLQQTDSYFVVAHLHYVLFGGTLLGLFAGIYYWWPKMTGRLLDERLGRLHFWLMLVSMNLTFFPMHFLGLMGMPRRIYTYAPGLGWELWNLVATIGSAGIGLSLLVFIANAIRSLARGPVAAADPWDGRTLEWAIPSPPPPYNFATVPTVLRRDALWLTKHPDPRGRGLADPAALVTAREPIHMPPPSVWPILTALAMLVMSAGALLHIGLVVVGGLLTVAGAFAIALEHLPSRAEPAGHHEANIGITGLDHRKMGMWGFLGSECLFFGTLISTYLVYKGRSLSGPTSQEILNIPLTSVSTFDLLMSSLTMVLAVSAIQRGDLGATRRWLSATAMLGLVFLGFQAVEFTSFLHEGLGLTTNLFGSTFYVLVGFHGAHVSLGVLWLCTLWYLAGRGRIGPSHAVLVDIAGLYWHFVDVVWIAIFTLIYLIQ
- the coxB gene encoding cytochrome c oxidase subunit II; translated protein: MPGRRALPILLLLSLALLEGCGLSSPMTTLDPRSDFGRLSHSIFLQVLWWDVAIFAVVAIALLVAVARFREREPGTLPPQVRGNARLELAWTLGPIIVLTFIAFPTVQAVFRTQAAPTPEALRVRVVGHQWWWEFEYSDLGVVTASDLHLPAGQAVVLELTSPDVIHSFWVPQLGGKRDAPPGQTNRILLTATTPGEYPGQCAEFCGMSHANMRHVAVVQPAADFRAWVERQKAPPADSAEGSPAAKGREVFVTHACVGCHTIQGVSGGALGPNLSHFGSRRTIAGGMLPNTAENLARWLKRPPAIKPGSLMPDLGLDDGEVAALVAFLTSLK
- a CDS encoding SDR family NAD(P)-dependent oxidoreductase yields the protein MAKLQGKVALVTGSGGEHGFGRAIARRLAADGADLVLTDVAPAGTRVVATKPATGWAGLDAVAAEARAAGRRAVTALVDVRSATQITAAVELALARLGRIDILVNNAAAPPGADRVPVAELPEEAWDLVLDVNLKGSYLCAKAVAGAMLRLGIRGRIINMSSNCGKLGYARLAAYCASKFGLIGLTQALALELAPAGITVNAICPGSADTDRLDYLGRRPDGSYDPALREEEVERRAATIPLGRVASAEDVAEVAAFLASDAAGYITGQAINVAGGAIMH
- a CDS encoding sigma-54 dependent transcriptional regulator; translation: MITSSPDAERRVRPVVLVVDDDPGLRDSFRLILEDDYEVLEAADGLEAVEMVRTTQVDLVLLDIRLPGLDGIEVLEQIKSFDDKVEVILVTAVQTVRTAVAAMKLGAFDYVTKPFEEEEILPLVRRALEKRALDREVEYLRSELARQRDFDELIGRHPHMQRLYQLIESVARAPVTVLIVGESGTGKELIARAIHHQGPARDGPFVPVNVAAISEGLLESELFGHERGAFTGAFQKKLGKFELAHGGTLFLDEIATLRVDLQAKILRVLQEREIERVGGTRRIKIDVRVVAATNADLRKAIQAGTLREDLYYRLNVVQIVVPPLRERREDIPLLVDHFVRKYNQQFGKRIAGVSPSALELLQAYSWPGNVRELQNIMERSVALVDGPIIEAKDLPLDLLLPDPRGRGGFEELPLKEAREQFERQLVLQVLERVQWNRSQAARLLGMHRNSLKAKLEAWGIRGLAPDT
- a CDS encoding ABC transporter substrate-binding protein, whose translation is MLLALLGLADAPTGGQESAAETGRPPDSGAYRRPLGNDPATLDPARITDVYGRSVAQQIFDGLVQFDQTLTIRPALAQLWKATRDGLVWTFTLRKGVKFHHGREVMADDVVYSLTRLLDARTKSGAADLFLTIRGAQEFRSGKAKEIAGLTVLDPHTVQVTLTEATVPFVSLLAVGQAKILPRDLAEQQGEAFGTQPTGTGPFKFVRWERGREIVLAANADYFDGPPRLARVVYRIFPGEQADVMYQEFRSGSLEDAPVPSQDYRQIIASQRYLYVKRPMFNLRHYGFNTRVKPLDDRRVRQALIHAIDREGLIAEIFLGRHALARGILPPGTLGYNPKLRGHPHDPERARELLAEAGYPGGRGLPPVAFWSSVKFDEALREHDRIRRDLEAVGVRAEFHYLTDWPAFSKMMAERKFPVFLRAWYADVPDPDNFLFKLFYSRSPRNYMGYANPAVDSLLLGARREEDLGRRVELYRQAEELILDDAPILPVWHYTYERLFQPYVKSVEVNGLGDPYIPLRKIWLERPR